The Alphaproteobacteria bacterium genome has a segment encoding these proteins:
- a CDS encoding polysaccharide deacetylase has product MPRHIVCLTFDFDTESGFIARGLASPTMLSRGEFGLTGARRILDLAKSRGIPMTWFVPGFTIESHRAACDAVVEGGHEIAHHSWAHVPPAEQSRDEEEEDMLRANEAIEKLTGKKARGYRSPSWDLSENTLDLLEAQGFEYDSSLMAGDYIPMMARRGDVAELGKPIQYGEDTSLIEMPISWTLDDHPHFEYMRTPNFLMPGLRPAREVMDSWYDEFVYMQANEEWGVLTYTMHPYVIGRGFRMFSFEKLVDKLIADGAEFMTMEDAARVAREKLF; this is encoded by the coding sequence ATGCCGCGCCATATCGTCTGCCTGACGTTTGATTTTGATACCGAGAGCGGGTTCATCGCCCGCGGCCTCGCGAGCCCGACCATGCTGTCGCGTGGCGAGTTTGGCCTGACCGGTGCCCGCCGTATTCTCGATCTGGCTAAATCACGTGGCATCCCGATGACATGGTTCGTTCCGGGATTCACCATCGAAAGCCACCGCGCGGCCTGCGATGCGGTGGTCGAGGGAGGCCATGAGATCGCCCATCACAGCTGGGCGCATGTTCCACCGGCCGAACAGAGCCGGGACGAGGAAGAAGAGGACATGCTGCGCGCCAACGAGGCGATCGAGAAGCTGACGGGCAAAAAGGCGCGCGGTTATCGGTCGCCGTCCTGGGATCTGAGCGAGAACACGCTGGACCTGCTGGAGGCCCAGGGTTTCGAGTATGACAGCAGCCTGATGGCGGGCGACTATATTCCGATGATGGCGCGCCGTGGCGACGTCGCGGAACTCGGCAAGCCGATCCAGTATGGCGAGGACACCTCCCTGATCGAGATGCCGATCAGCTGGACTCTCGATGATCATCCGCATTTCGAGTATATGCGCACCCCGAATTTTCTCATGCCCGGCCTGCGTCCGGCGCGCGAGGTGATGGACAGCTGGTATGACGAGTTTGTCTATATGCAGGCGAACGAGGAATGGGGGGTGCTGACCTACACCATGCACCCCTATGTGATCGGTCGCGGGTTCCGGATGTTTTCGTTCGAGAAGCTGGTGGACAAGCTGATCGCCGACGGTGCCGAGTTCATGACCATGGAAGACGCGGCCCGCGTTGCGCGCGAAAAACTCTTCTAG
- a CDS encoding ABC transporter permease yields MSPVAALYRRSPLARTLFSFFTIALVFLAFADIEITTVDPWNEFRRLLLGIVTPDFFATESLFSALVNTMAFAFLGVAFGVGCGFLLALGFHSRIVRTFCAVIRAVHELFWALIFLQIFGLSPLTGILAIGIPYAGIVAKVFYEILEEADDRAVDATPSGAGLLSTLLYVRLPDVWAHFSTYALYRLECGLRSSAVLGFVGLPTLGFHLETAFRQGEYSQVSALLILFYLIIATQRFWARRKLLPLYLIAACMVLPWSTEISGTNIIRFLTVDIVPFPLRNGGGIEGLADWLWTLATTQALPGSIATIQLTMIALVATGLLSALMFPLISPQMFGRPARTFGHLVLVVTRSTPEYILAFVFLQLWGPSMLPAIVALALHNGGIIGHLIGRHTETLTLRADAPTGLNRYAYELLPRVYRNLLALLFYRWEVIMRETAILGILGIATLGFYIDSAFAELRFDRAIFLIGLTAALNIAIDVTSRRVRAYLRLRTTLEGR; encoded by the coding sequence ATGAGCCCCGTCGCGGCGCTGTACCGGCGTTCGCCGCTGGCACGGACGCTGTTTTCATTCTTCACGATCGCGTTGGTGTTTCTGGCCTTCGCTGATATCGAGATCACAACAGTCGATCCGTGGAATGAGTTCAGACGTCTGCTGCTCGGCATCGTGACACCCGATTTTTTCGCTACCGAGAGCCTGTTCTCGGCCCTTGTCAACACGATGGCATTTGCTTTCCTGGGTGTCGCATTCGGAGTTGGTTGCGGTTTCCTTCTCGCCCTCGGATTTCACAGCCGCATTGTGCGAACCTTCTGTGCCGTTATCCGGGCGGTTCACGAACTTTTCTGGGCACTGATTTTTCTCCAGATATTCGGTTTGTCGCCGTTAACCGGCATTCTCGCGATCGGCATTCCCTATGCGGGCATCGTCGCCAAGGTGTTTTACGAAATTCTCGAAGAGGCCGACGACCGCGCCGTCGACGCCACTCCGTCGGGTGCGGGCCTTTTATCGACGCTGCTATATGTCCGGCTCCCCGATGTATGGGCCCATTTCAGCACCTATGCGCTATATCGCCTGGAGTGCGGTCTGCGATCGAGCGCCGTGCTCGGCTTCGTCGGGCTGCCGACGCTCGGATTTCATCTCGAAACGGCTTTCCGACAAGGCGAATATTCCCAAGTCTCCGCACTTCTGATTCTGTTCTATCTCATCATTGCCACCCAGCGGTTCTGGGCGCGCCGCAAGCTTCTGCCGCTCTACCTCATTGCCGCCTGTATGGTGCTGCCCTGGTCGACCGAAATCTCCGGCACGAACATCATCCGCTTCCTGACCGTCGATATCGTGCCTTTTCCGCTTCGCAACGGCGGCGGTATCGAGGGATTGGCGGACTGGTTGTGGACGCTGGCAACGACCCAGGCCTTGCCGGGCTCCATCGCGACGATCCAACTCACGATGATCGCGCTGGTAGCAACAGGACTGCTGTCGGCGCTGATGTTCCCGTTGATTTCACCACAGATGTTCGGCCGCCCTGCCCGCACTTTCGGGCACTTGGTGCTTGTCGTAACCCGCTCCACGCCGGAATACATCCTTGCCTTCGTGTTCCTGCAACTCTGGGGGCCCTCAATGCTGCCGGCGATTGTCGCGTTGGCACTCCACAATGGCGGCATCATCGGGCATCTGATCGGTCGCCATACCGAGACCCTGACATTGCGGGCCGATGCGCCGACCGGACTGAATCGCTATGCGTACGAGTTGCTGCCGCGTGTCTATCGCAACCTGCTTGCCCTGCTCTTCTATCGCTGGGAAGTCATCATGCGGGAAACGGCGATCCTCGGCATTCTCGGGATCGCAACGCTCGGCTTCTACATCGACAGCGCGTTCGCCGAACTGCGCTTCGACCGGGCGATATTCCTCATTGGTCTGACCGCAGCCCTGAATATTGCGATCGACGTGACATCACGCCGGGTCCGCGCCTACCTGCGGCTGCGCACGACGCTGGAGGGGCGCTAG
- a CDS encoding ATP-binding cassette domain-containing protein: MHVLDVSGIPVGYSGRRVLEDVHLRIEPGERIAIVGESGAGKTTLLRLIREHCRMPTAIIPQDLGLVQALSVFHNVYMGQLHNHSTLHNLRTLFWPVTKDVDAVRETLAPLRLTEELFAAVRRLSGGQQQRTAVARALFNDAPVLIGDEPVSAVDDHQAREVLQLAGTRKETVVVALHDRALALSFADRIVGVQDGKIAMDTPSAGLTPGDLDRLYKT, translated from the coding sequence ATGCACGTTCTTGACGTATCGGGTATCCCCGTCGGCTACAGTGGCCGGCGGGTACTCGAAGACGTACATCTGCGCATCGAGCCCGGCGAGCGTATCGCGATTGTCGGCGAAAGCGGTGCGGGCAAAACCACCCTCCTGCGTCTGATCCGCGAACATTGCCGTATGCCCACGGCAATCATCCCGCAGGACCTTGGTCTCGTGCAGGCGTTGTCCGTATTCCACAACGTCTATATGGGGCAACTCCACAATCATTCGACGCTTCACAATCTTCGGACCTTGTTCTGGCCGGTGACTAAAGATGTCGACGCAGTCCGCGAGACACTCGCGCCCCTGCGCCTGACGGAAGAACTGTTTGCCGCCGTGCGCCGACTGTCCGGCGGCCAGCAACAACGGACCGCCGTCGCCCGCGCGCTTTTCAATGATGCGCCCGTTCTGATCGGCGATGAACCGGTTTCCGCCGTCGACGACCATCAGGCACGGGAAGTACTCCAACTTGCCGGAACCCGGAAGGAAACGGTCGTTGTCGCGCTGCACGACCGGGCACTCGCCCTCTCATTCGCCGACCGGATTGTCGGCGTGCAGGACGGAAAAATCGCCATGGACACACCGTCCGCCGGATTGACCCCGGGCGATCTGGACAGGTTGTACAAGACATGA
- a CDS encoding putative selenate ABC transporter substrate-binding protein yields MHIRVIGIVLAALVLFAAPVSIPTAYSQDTFVFTAIPDQDEAHLRTRFGKIADHLSDELGIKVEYIPVKSYAAAVTAFRNNQVQLAWFGGLSGVQARQAVPGSVALAQGVEDENFVSYFIAHTSTGLTESSDFPAAIAGKTFTFGSKGSTSGRLMPEYFIRNQFKKSPEDVFSRVGFSGDHSRTIALVQSGAYEVGALNFAVWDKELSEGRIDPKKVQVIWRTPTYPDYQWTIRGDADNKFGADFTNRVRAALLNITDPAELKAFPRSGFIPATNDDYEPILRVGKEIGILD; encoded by the coding sequence ATGCACATCCGTGTGATTGGCATTGTATTGGCCGCGCTTGTCCTTTTCGCAGCCCCTGTCAGCATTCCTACCGCTTACTCTCAAGACACCTTTGTCTTTACGGCGATCCCAGATCAGGACGAAGCGCATTTGCGCACTCGTTTCGGAAAGATTGCCGATCATCTCTCTGACGAACTCGGGATCAAAGTTGAGTACATCCCGGTAAAATCCTATGCCGCCGCCGTCACGGCCTTTCGCAACAACCAGGTGCAACTCGCTTGGTTCGGTGGTCTGTCGGGTGTTCAGGCACGCCAGGCAGTTCCTGGCTCTGTCGCGCTAGCCCAAGGCGTTGAAGACGAGAATTTTGTTTCCTACTTCATCGCGCATACCAGCACCGGCCTGACCGAAAGTTCCGATTTTCCTGCGGCAATTGCCGGGAAAACCTTCACATTCGGCTCGAAGGGCTCCACGTCTGGACGCCTGATGCCGGAATATTTCATCCGAAACCAGTTCAAGAAATCGCCCGAGGACGTGTTCTCTCGTGTCGGTTTCAGTGGTGATCATTCGCGCACCATTGCCCTTGTCCAGTCCGGAGCCTATGAAGTCGGCGCATTGAATTTCGCGGTGTGGGACAAGGAACTTAGCGAAGGGCGCATTGATCCGAAGAAAGTGCAGGTCATCTGGCGTACGCCGACCTATCCGGACTATCAGTGGACCATCCGCGGCGATGCAGATAACAAGTTCGGTGCCGATTTCACGAATCGTGTCCGTGCGGCGCTCCTCAACATCACGGACCCTGCCGAACTCAAGGCGTTTCCGCGATCGGGGTTCATTCCAGCCACCAATGACGACTATGAGCCCATCCTGCGCGTCGGCAAGGAAATCGGCATTCTCGACTGA
- a CDS encoding sensor histidine kinase, which produces MLNAEIEANRTTVIARPRSAVRRLAKRIAEGYRVQLILFSALVFVSAVPVFLLAGWVQNNALEKEVESVTEKHLLIAQNLSGALERYVSDVRETFRVASKNIANDQEIEGLEGLLRSLNFDYVVVLDEADKFEQFLVDPAVPHGDFEMPMSMLGELRSLAQTSDKDVHISDLLRFHGKPVFFVVRECEDGQLVLGALEPTFLRQVQKSIEFGDRGHSMIVDAKGQVVAHPNSDWEATSKDASGLSVVQKMMNGETGVATFYSPPMQADMIAGHTAVSNVGWGVMVPQPFSELEDAASGVRNVAVALTLIGILAAAVIGWLLSKFLAAPIVAVSKAASEVAAGGLHTRVGELPAHAPRELRVLSKSFNRMVNQLEQRESGLRAAKEEAESANRAKSEFLANISHELRTPLNAVIGFSELMRNEIHGPLGAEQYMEYLGDIHGSGRHLLEIINDVLDMSKIEAGSIELIESDFELRETLTGCARMMGERADAGKVRIDVTVSEQIHGLHGDERLVRQVVLNLLSNAVKFSAEGSDVVLNASLDQDGSCLVRVVDQGIGISPDQLDSVMEPFVQVDSGVNRKYEGTGLGLALVKSMMEMHGGDVTIESNVNEGTTVTVQFPAARVLHKTPDAYGSESSAAD; this is translated from the coding sequence ATGTTGAACGCTGAAATCGAGGCAAACCGGACAACCGTGATTGCGCGCCCGCGCAGCGCGGTCCGGCGTCTGGCCAAGCGCATTGCCGAAGGTTATCGCGTTCAGCTCATACTGTTCTCCGCGTTGGTGTTCGTGTCTGCGGTGCCGGTTTTCCTGCTCGCGGGCTGGGTTCAGAACAATGCCCTCGAAAAAGAAGTCGAGTCGGTCACCGAGAAGCATCTGCTGATTGCCCAGAATCTGAGTGGCGCGCTGGAGCGCTATGTGTCGGATGTACGAGAGACCTTTCGCGTCGCCTCGAAGAATATCGCGAACGATCAGGAAATCGAGGGTTTGGAAGGTCTGCTTCGATCCCTGAATTTCGACTATGTGGTTGTGCTGGACGAGGCAGACAAGTTCGAGCAGTTCCTCGTTGACCCTGCCGTGCCGCACGGTGATTTCGAGATGCCGATGTCGATGCTCGGGGAACTGCGCAGCCTGGCTCAGACATCGGACAAGGACGTCCATATCTCCGATTTGCTGCGCTTCCACGGCAAGCCGGTATTCTTCGTGGTCCGCGAATGCGAGGACGGGCAGCTCGTGTTGGGGGCTCTGGAGCCTACATTCCTGCGGCAAGTCCAGAAATCGATCGAGTTCGGCGACCGCGGACATTCGATGATCGTCGATGCCAAGGGCCAGGTCGTCGCGCATCCGAACAGTGATTGGGAAGCGACATCGAAGGATGCATCGGGACTATCCGTCGTTCAGAAGATGATGAACGGAGAAACGGGCGTCGCGACATTTTATTCACCGCCAATGCAGGCCGATATGATCGCGGGCCACACCGCAGTCTCCAATGTCGGCTGGGGCGTGATGGTGCCGCAACCGTTCAGTGAACTTGAAGATGCCGCCAGCGGTGTCCGGAACGTGGCGGTGGCGTTGACCCTGATCGGAATACTGGCGGCCGCGGTTATCGGCTGGCTCCTTTCGAAGTTTCTTGCGGCCCCGATTGTTGCGGTATCCAAAGCCGCGAGCGAGGTCGCGGCCGGCGGCCTGCACACGCGGGTGGGTGAGCTGCCCGCCCATGCGCCGCGCGAATTGCGCGTACTGTCGAAAAGTTTCAATCGGATGGTGAACCAGCTCGAGCAGCGCGAATCGGGTTTGCGTGCGGCCAAGGAAGAGGCTGAGTCCGCGAACCGCGCAAAGTCCGAATTTCTGGCGAATATCAGCCATGAACTGCGCACACCGCTCAATGCGGTGATCGGTTTCTCGGAACTCATGCGGAACGAGATCCATGGTCCGCTCGGTGCTGAACAATATATGGAGTATCTGGGCGATATCCATGGTTCGGGGCGCCATCTGCTGGAAATCATCAATGACGTGCTCGATATGTCGAAAATCGAGGCCGGCAGCATCGAATTGATTGAAAGTGATTTTGAATTGCGCGAGACCCTCACAGGCTGCGCGCGAATGATGGGTGAGCGTGCGGATGCTGGCAAGGTGCGAATCGACGTCACGGTCTCCGAGCAAATCCACGGGCTTCACGGCGACGAAAGACTGGTTCGACAGGTCGTGCTCAATCTTCTGTCGAACGCCGTGAAATTCTCGGCGGAGGGAAGCGACGTTGTATTGAACGCCTCCCTCGATCAGGACGGGAGCTGCCTGGTGAGGGTGGTGGACCAGGGCATTGGAATTTCGCCCGATCAACTCGATAGCGTGATGGAACCCTTTGTTCAGGTCGATAGCGGCGTGAACCGCAAATATGAGGGGACGGGGCTCGGCCTTGCCCTGGTCAAGTCGATGATGGAGATGCACGGCGGTGACGTGACCATCGAGAGCAATGTCAACGAAGGAACGACCGTGACGGTGCAGTTCCCCGCAGCGCGGGTCCTCCACAAAACGCCGGACGCATATGGCAGCGAAAGCAGTGCCGCCGACTAA
- a CDS encoding zinc-binding dehydrogenase yields MKAIQIQAYGGPEVIEVVDIPIPEPGPGQVLVKAHSLGVGYPDILLRTGVYKWKPALPTILGNEMSGHIASLGDGVTDFEVGQPVLVFGTGGGRYAEYNAVDTALVTALPETVDLEAAVTIPNYLVAWAMLYGVARSEDVKTIYVNGAAGGMGTAILDLCRSAGIATIAGASSDEKCAFASQLGTLGTVNYSTENIVEKVREITDGRGVDVSFDQLGGPGLVRDLDMLAPLGLVILYNALAGAPDEDLFEGLRARRGLSIGLQCFSLHAFDEDPDRKADIFDALVAEFAEGTLSPPIFDRLPLSEARRAHELMDSRAILGKLILKP; encoded by the coding sequence ATGAAAGCGATCCAGATTCAGGCCTATGGCGGTCCCGAAGTCATCGAAGTCGTCGACATCCCCATCCCCGAACCCGGTCCGGGCCAGGTCCTCGTGAAGGCACATTCGCTGGGCGTGGGGTACCCCGATATCCTGCTGCGGACGGGTGTCTACAAGTGGAAACCGGCCCTGCCGACGATCCTGGGAAACGAGATGAGCGGCCATATCGCGTCGCTCGGCGATGGCGTGACGGATTTCGAGGTCGGTCAGCCGGTGCTCGTCTTCGGCACTGGCGGCGGTCGATATGCCGAATACAACGCGGTGGACACAGCGTTGGTCACGGCGTTGCCGGAGACAGTTGACCTCGAGGCCGCCGTCACGATCCCGAACTACCTGGTTGCTTGGGCCATGCTCTATGGCGTCGCGCGATCAGAGGATGTGAAAACAATCTATGTGAACGGCGCGGCCGGCGGGATGGGAACCGCGATCCTCGATTTGTGCCGCAGCGCCGGTATCGCCACCATTGCGGGCGCCAGCAGCGACGAGAAATGCGCATTCGCCTCTCAACTCGGCACATTGGGAACGGTCAATTATTCAACCGAAAACATCGTCGAGAAGGTCCGCGAGATCACGGATGGGCGCGGGGTTGATGTGAGCTTCGATCAGTTGGGGGGTCCTGGACTGGTCCGCGACCTGGATATGCTGGCGCCGTTGGGACTGGTAATTCTCTACAACGCACTCGCCGGTGCGCCGGATGAAGACCTGTTCGAGGGACTTCGGGCAAGACGTGGGCTGAGCATCGGCCTGCAATGTTTCTCGCTGCACGCCTTTGACGAAGATCCGGACCGGAAAGCTGATATTTTCGATGCGCTGGTTGCGGAGTTCGCGGAAGGCACGCTATCCCCGCCGATCTTCGACCGGCTGCCATTGTCCGAGGCGCGGCGGGCGCATGAACTGATGGACAGCCGTGCCATTCTGGGAAAACTGATCCTCAAACCCTGA
- a CDS encoding DMT family transporter, giving the protein MTLLWIPLTIAAAFLQNVRSALQKHLKGELGTIGATFVRFGYGFPFALVYLATLVLLFDFELPRLNQDFLMFAVVGGLAQILATALLVTLFDARNFAVGTTYSKTETVQAAVFALVFLGESISTAATIGILISLVGVISISAARAPAGLAGIAKSWLARPALIGLASGAFFGVAAVSYRGASLSLGGDGFLVQASFTLAVVLVFQTVVMATFMALRDPGEIRRVIKAWRVAGLVGLSGALASIGWFTAMTIQNAALVRALGQVELVFTIASSVLIFREKILRLELTGIILVVAGIIILLLF; this is encoded by the coding sequence ATGACCCTTCTCTGGATACCCCTGACCATCGCCGCCGCGTTCCTGCAGAATGTGCGTTCGGCACTGCAGAAGCATCTCAAGGGCGAGCTGGGAACCATCGGCGCCACCTTCGTGCGCTTCGGATACGGATTTCCATTCGCGCTCGTGTATCTCGCAACCTTGGTTCTGCTGTTCGATTTCGAACTGCCGCGACTGAATCAGGATTTCCTGATGTTCGCCGTGGTCGGCGGGCTGGCGCAGATCCTGGCAACAGCGCTGCTCGTGACCTTGTTCGATGCCCGCAACTTCGCGGTCGGGACCACCTACTCCAAGACCGAAACCGTGCAGGCGGCGGTGTTCGCTCTGGTGTTTCTCGGTGAAAGCATATCCACGGCGGCGACAATCGGCATCCTGATCAGCCTCGTGGGTGTGATCTCCATTTCCGCGGCCCGCGCGCCGGCCGGCCTGGCCGGGATTGCCAAATCATGGCTGGCGCGCCCGGCGCTGATCGGGCTCGCGTCGGGCGCCTTCTTCGGCGTGGCCGCCGTCTCCTACCGCGGCGCGTCACTGTCGCTCGGCGGGGACGGCTTCCTCGTGCAGGCGTCCTTCACGCTCGCAGTCGTTCTCGTGTTTCAGACGGTTGTGATGGCGACATTCATGGCCCTGCGCGATCCGGGCGAGATCCGCCGCGTCATCAAGGCATGGCGCGTCGCCGGCCTCGTCGGATTGAGCGGCGCACTCGCATCCATCGGCTGGTTCACGGCCATGACGATCCAGAATGCGGCGCTTGTCCGCGCCCTGGGACAGGTCGAACTGGTGTTCACCATCGCCTCCTCGGTGCTCATTTTTCGCGAAAAAATCCTGCGCCTGGAACTGACCGGGATTATCCTGGTTGTCGCCGGAATCATCATCTTGCTGCTGTTCTAG
- a CDS encoding TauD/TfdA family dioxygenase — protein sequence MIQSMPADVAPATGPYIRKVGAACGAEIEGVDLSDNMDDATFAAIEAALVEHQVIVFRGQDITTEDQKAFGRRFGALTVHPFAPSDSEAPDLIVFDNDADNPPWGTDVWHSDETFRAEPPLGTILRALIVPDYGGDTLFASMAAAYEGLSDHMQQFVSGLEAVHDFKPFRQLFDDDAESRARLRDFEDRYPPAVHPVVRTHPVSGRKVLFVNPQFTIAIKGMDEAESRAVLELLFHQAEVPEYQYRHHWTPNTLVFWDNRSVQHYAIHDYYPNRRKLERITIKGDRPYSDIPAIGADVVRSRKGARAISQSAHGGHAPKE from the coding sequence ATGATCCAGAGCATGCCTGCGGACGTTGCACCCGCGACCGGTCCATACATCCGCAAGGTCGGCGCGGCCTGCGGCGCGGAAATCGAAGGCGTAGACCTCTCCGACAATATGGACGATGCAACCTTCGCCGCGATCGAGGCGGCATTGGTCGAGCATCAGGTGATCGTGTTCCGCGGACAGGACATCACGACCGAAGACCAGAAAGCCTTCGGGCGCCGGTTCGGCGCGTTGACCGTCCATCCGTTCGCGCCCAGCGACAGCGAAGCACCGGACCTGATCGTTTTCGACAATGACGCCGACAACCCGCCCTGGGGCACGGATGTCTGGCATTCCGACGAGACGTTTCGGGCGGAGCCGCCGCTGGGCACCATACTGCGCGCCCTGATTGTACCCGACTATGGCGGTGATACGCTGTTCGCCAGCATGGCGGCGGCCTATGAAGGGCTGAGCGATCACATGCAGCAGTTCGTCTCGGGTCTCGAGGCGGTCCACGACTTCAAGCCCTTCCGGCAATTGTTCGATGATGATGCCGAGAGCCGCGCAAGGCTGCGGGACTTCGAGGACCGGTATCCGCCGGCCGTACATCCGGTCGTACGGACCCACCCCGTCTCCGGCCGCAAGGTGCTGTTCGTGAACCCCCAGTTCACGATCGCGATCAAGGGCATGGACGAAGCCGAAAGCCGTGCGGTGCTGGAGTTGCTGTTTCACCAGGCCGAAGTACCGGAATACCAGTATCGCCATCACTGGACACCCAACACGCTGGTGTTCTGGGACAACCGGTCCGTCCAGCATTACGCAATCCACGACTACTACCCCAACCGGCGGAAGCTCGAACGGATCACAATCAAGGGCGACCGGCCCTACTCCGATATCCCAGCCATCGGCGCCGACGTGGTCCGCTCCCGCAAGGGGGCACGCGCGATCAGCCAGTCGGCCCATGGCGGGCATGCCCCGAAGGAATAG
- a CDS encoding cupin domain-containing protein → MAQDYKVTRRVVTAIDADGNSYIAEDGPTPAVRTVDARPGYVVNNIWVTGAAPAPVGAPDAVETHEGVLPPAGGTVLRVIEYPPDPEDPEEMARQFAGMFGKLFEDADRPDGGNAHPGMHTTETVDYAIVIEGEITAIMENEETVLGPGDVLIQRGTNHAWSNKSGKPARVAFVLIGGSWE, encoded by the coding sequence ATGGCGCAAGACTACAAGGTAACGCGACGGGTCGTGACGGCGATCGACGCGGATGGCAATTCATATATCGCCGAGGACGGGCCCACGCCCGCGGTGCGGACGGTAGACGCCCGGCCGGGCTATGTCGTGAACAATATCTGGGTCACCGGCGCGGCCCCCGCGCCCGTCGGTGCGCCGGATGCCGTGGAGACCCATGAAGGGGTCCTGCCGCCGGCGGGCGGCACGGTGCTGCGCGTGATCGAATACCCGCCCGATCCCGAGGACCCCGAGGAGATGGCCCGCCAGTTCGCCGGCATGTTCGGCAAGTTGTTCGAGGATGCCGACCGCCCCGACGGCGGAAATGCGCATCCGGGCATGCACACCACGGAAACCGTGGACTATGCCATCGTGATCGAAGGCGAAATCACGGCGATCATGGAGAACGAGGAAACCGTGCTCGGACCGGGGGACGTGCTGATCCAGCGTGGCACGAACCATGCCTGGAGCAACAAGTCCGGCAAGCCGGCCCGCGTCGCCTTCGTCCTGATCGGCGGAAGCTGGGAATAG
- the pcaD gene encoding 3-oxoadipate enol-lactonase, which translates to MAVRIIRRGEVGIHFRDEGATDAPLTLLFSNSLGTDLRIWDDVVARFADTARIVRYDKRGHGISDAPPAPYSLADHVADAHALLDHLDIAHAVVVGVSVGGMIAQGLAVAHPARVTGLVLCDTAARIGTGEAWEERIAAIRAGGLESIADGIMERWFSSDFRSRAPGELSLWRNLLVRTPVEGYVGTCAALAGGDLTTDIGGLNVPVLCICGDEDGATPPELVRELAASIPGARYLEVANAGHLPCIEQPTVMADAIAEFLAENDLD; encoded by the coding sequence ATGGCTGTCCGGATAATCAGACGCGGTGAGGTCGGAATCCATTTCCGCGACGAGGGGGCAACGGATGCGCCTTTGACGCTCCTGTTCTCGAACTCGCTCGGCACCGATTTGCGTATATGGGACGACGTTGTTGCCCGGTTCGCGGACACGGCCCGCATTGTCCGCTACGACAAGCGTGGCCATGGAATCTCGGATGCGCCGCCGGCGCCATATTCGCTGGCGGACCATGTGGCGGACGCGCATGCGCTGCTCGATCATCTCGATATCGCGCATGCCGTTGTCGTCGGCGTTTCCGTTGGCGGAATGATCGCACAGGGCCTTGCCGTCGCGCACCCGGCGCGGGTGACGGGCCTCGTGCTCTGCGACACGGCAGCCAGGATCGGGACAGGCGAAGCCTGGGAGGAACGCATCGCCGCGATCCGCGCCGGCGGACTGGAATCGATCGCGGACGGGATCATGGAACGCTGGTTCTCCAGCGACTTTCGAAGCCGGGCACCCGGCGAGTTGTCCCTGTGGCGCAACCTTCTCGTGCGCACACCCGTTGAAGGCTATGTCGGGACCTGTGCCGCACTCGCCGGCGGCGATCTCACCACCGATATCGGGGGGCTGAATGTGCCGGTGCTTTGCATCTGCGGCGACGAAGACGGCGCGACGCCACCGGAACTGGTGCGCGAGCTGGCGGCCTCCATTCCCGGCGCGCGCTATCTGGAGGTCGCGAATGCGGGCCATTTGCCCTGCATCGAGCAGCCGACGGTGATGGCGGATGCCATCGCCGAATTTCTTGCGGAGAACGATCTTGACTGA
- the pcaC gene encoding 4-carboxymuconolactone decarboxylase encodes MTDSKHADGMTVRRAVLGADHVDRAEANKTGFDADFQQLITESAWGSVWTRDGLTTRERSLLVVAFMAALGHHDELAMHIRATTNTGASMDDIKEVLLMVAVYAGVPAANAAIAVAKKTYLEMGVDLGLPGNAE; translated from the coding sequence TTGACTGACAGCAAACATGCAGATGGCATGACGGTGCGGCGCGCCGTTCTGGGCGCCGATCATGTGGACCGGGCCGAGGCAAACAAAACCGGTTTCGATGCCGATTTTCAGCAGCTGATTACCGAATCCGCCTGGGGTTCGGTCTGGACCCGCGACGGGCTGACCACGCGGGAGCGGAGCCTCCTCGTGGTCGCATTCATGGCGGCGTTGGGGCATCATGACGAACTGGCCATGCATATCCGTGCGACAACCAATACGGGGGCCTCGATGGACGACATCAAGGAGGTGCTGCTGATGGTGGCGGTCTATGCCGGTGTGCCCGCGGCGAATGCGGCCATTGCGGTGGCGAAGAAAACCTATCTGGAGATGGGTGTCGATCTGGGCCTTCCCGGGAATGCGGAATGA